Proteins from a single region of Candidatus Micrarchaeum acidiphilum ARMAN-2:
- a CDS encoding RNA polymerase beta subunit, which yields MSDSHEIIQAYIESTSIAQQQIDSYNRFISVGINRIVENQSIIEPEVSDFAIKLERIRLEQPVVIESDSSTRMIMPHEAQVRNFTYSAPMYISYTPLISGIAKADSSGDAYVGEMPVMVRSNLCYTKNMSPQQLIEEGEDPDDPGGYFIIKGTERVLVGIEDLAPNKMMTTKEKNETVTKVFSTTLNFRAKCTITRDEYGIFTIMFPTLSKELNLVMVLRALGMQSKEMLDLITNREVKNDFLLNIELSKAKDLSSAEAMSELGKITAPNQAQTYQEKRAEMQLDTYILPHLGTTPQSRADKALYLVRMAERTSMVAYNYVKSDDKDHYANKRVKLAGDLMEELFNTAFKAFVKDIKYHVERTTARGRKLAVKTNINPDTLTEKILYSMSTGSWPAGQTGVSQVLDRFNFASSVAHIRRVKSPLAKRHPHFKARDVHGTHLGKICISETPEGIEVGLTRYLALMSKVTVGADHQLLEGKLKELKLL from the coding sequence ATGAGCGATTCGCACGAAATAATACAGGCGTATATTGAATCAACTTCCATAGCCCAGCAGCAGATAGACAGCTACAACAGGTTCATAAGCGTAGGCATAAACAGGATCGTGGAAAACCAGAGCATAATAGAGCCGGAGGTGTCCGACTTTGCGATAAAGCTCGAGAGGATAAGGCTGGAGCAGCCAGTGGTCATAGAATCAGACAGCTCCACAAGGATGATAATGCCACACGAGGCCCAGGTCAGAAACTTTACCTACTCCGCGCCAATGTATATCTCGTATACTCCGCTGATAAGCGGCATAGCCAAGGCAGACTCCAGCGGCGATGCGTATGTTGGCGAGATGCCGGTCATGGTTAGGAGCAACCTCTGCTACACAAAAAACATGTCTCCGCAGCAGCTCATAGAGGAGGGGGAGGACCCTGACGATCCGGGCGGCTACTTCATAATAAAGGGCACAGAGAGAGTTCTTGTCGGCATAGAAGATCTTGCTCCAAACAAGATGATGACTACGAAGGAGAAGAACGAGACAGTAACCAAGGTCTTCTCTACAACGCTAAACTTCAGGGCAAAATGCACGATAACAAGGGACGAGTACGGAATATTTACAATAATGTTCCCTACGCTCAGCAAGGAGCTCAACCTTGTAATGGTCCTCAGGGCGCTGGGCATGCAGTCCAAGGAGATGCTTGACCTTATAACAAACAGGGAGGTAAAGAACGATTTCCTGCTGAACATAGAGCTCAGCAAGGCAAAGGACCTTTCGAGCGCCGAGGCCATGTCAGAGCTGGGAAAGATAACGGCCCCCAACCAGGCGCAGACCTACCAGGAAAAGAGGGCCGAGATGCAGCTTGACACTTACATACTTCCGCATCTTGGCACAACTCCGCAGTCCCGCGCGGACAAGGCGCTGTATCTGGTCAGGATGGCAGAGCGCACATCGATGGTCGCATACAACTATGTAAAGAGCGACGACAAGGACCACTACGCCAACAAGAGAGTCAAGCTGGCAGGGGACCTGATGGAGGAGCTTTTCAATACTGCTTTCAAGGCTTTCGTAAAGGACATAAAATACCATGTGGAGCGCACAACAGCCAGGGGCAGGAAGCTTGCAGTAAAGACCAACATAAATCCCGACACGCTTACTGAAAAGATCCTGTACTCGATGAGCACTGGTTCCTGGCCTGCAGGGCAGACTGGCGTATCGCAGGTTCTTGACAGGTTCAACTTCGCAAGCAGCGTGGCCCACATACGCAGGGTCAAATCACCTCTGGCAAAGAGGCACCCGCACTTTAAGGCAAGGGACGTGCACGGAACCCACCTCGGCAAGATCTGCATAAGCGAAACTCCGGAAGGAATAGAGGTCGGCCTTACGCGATACCTGGCCCTAATGTCTAAGGTCACGGTCGGCGCAGACCACCAGCTTCTCGAGGGCAAGCTGAAGGAGCTCAAGCTGTTATGA
- a CDS encoding RNA polymerase Rpb5 has product MSVTLFGELLVSEKNSLDLLVKHELVDAAEAKKIAKKYGISLEKFPKILKSDPQAVKLNAQPGQLIAIHRNDMTGKYIYYRYVIDSL; this is encoded by the coding sequence ATGTCTGTAACCCTATTTGGTGAGCTATTGGTCTCTGAGAAAAACTCACTCGATTTATTGGTAAAGCACGAACTAGTTGACGCCGCAGAAGCTAAGAAGATTGCCAAGAAGTACGGAATAAGCCTTGAAAAGTTTCCGAAAATACTAAAAAGCGACCCCCAGGCAGTAAAACTTAACGCACAACCAGGTCAACTTATAGCCATACATAGGAATGATATGACCGGAAAGTACATATACTACCGGTATGTTATAGACAGCCTGTAA
- a CDS encoding integrase family protein: MVKCDGFRARSRRGFESSNLSPCISKSRRQSRVRKSRRQIFRREDFSGFSETLKDTSLKVSWHQLQQLQSILHKTQTKRFAGKRKTPKYGTLSKAFTDGQLTQFLHAVDSDKFRLLFSYQAQLGLRIGEAVRVSLNSINFETRELILKTEKAQVIDTLLIPVPLFKETLAFIERHKGEIEAAQGYLFYADKLRTKRPEPYIEQNYVRNRFRHYIVLAGLDEVYDTSDESIPDRGVRHLHRLTTHSLRHYAITRFAKQTNGNLVLTSRFARHSDPSTTMTYITTRKEELYKEIDNAFGLGEAVGLKSKLTRNV; this comes from the coding sequence ATGGTCAAATGCGACGGGTTTAGGGCCCGTTCCCGTAGAGGGTTCGAGAGTTCAAATCTCTCCCCCTGCATCTCAAAATCACGACGACAGAGCAGGGTTCGGAAATCCCGTAGGCAAATCTTCAGAAGGGAAGATTTCAGCGGATTCTCCGAGACATTGAAGGATACTTCATTGAAAGTATCTTGGCACCAGTTACAGCAGTTGCAGTCTATTCTCCACAAGACGCAAACCAAGAGGTTTGCGGGAAAGAGAAAGACACCCAAATACGGAACATTATCAAAGGCTTTCACTGATGGCCAGCTGACGCAGTTCTTACATGCGGTAGACAGCGACAAGTTTCGCCTATTGTTTTCGTACCAAGCGCAGCTGGGACTAAGGATAGGCGAAGCGGTCAGGGTAAGCCTCAACAGCATAAACTTCGAGACGCGGGAACTTATCCTAAAGACGGAAAAAGCGCAGGTGATAGATACCTTGCTTATACCGGTTCCGTTGTTCAAGGAGACCTTAGCTTTTATTGAGCGGCATAAAGGCGAGATAGAAGCAGCGCAGGGTTATCTGTTCTATGCAGACAAGCTGCGAACCAAGCGGCCTGAGCCTTATATTGAGCAGAACTACGTCCGCAACAGGTTCAGGCACTACATAGTCTTAGCAGGATTGGATGAAGTCTATGATACCTCAGACGAGTCTATCCCAGATAGGGGCGTAAGGCATCTCCATAGGCTAACCACGCATAGCCTAAGGCACTATGCCATTACTCGCTTTGCCAAGCAGACAAATGGGAATCTGGTGCTTACCAGCAGGTTCGCAAGGCACAGCGATCCTAGCACCACGATGACTTATATAACCACACGAAAAGAGGAGCTATACAAGGAGATAGACAACGCCTTTGGTTTGGGCGAAGCAGTTGGCCTGAAATCTAAATTGACTAGAAATGTCTAA
- a CDS encoding export-related chaperone CsaA: MDGYAEYDNFSRLDIRVGEIKSVEVFSEAKKPAYKLYIFFGDEIGIKKSSAQIRNYSVDELVGRKVIAVVNFKPKQVANFVSEVLVLGAITDEGVKLLGVDDPGGVKPGCRIG; this comes from the coding sequence ATGGACGGATACGCTGAATATGATAATTTTAGCAGGTTGGATATAAGAGTTGGCGAAATAAAGTCAGTAGAGGTTTTTTCTGAGGCCAAAAAGCCCGCCTACAAGCTCTACATATTTTTTGGAGATGAAATAGGGATAAAGAAGTCTTCAGCGCAGATAAGAAACTACAGCGTCGACGAACTGGTCGGCAGGAAGGTCATAGCAGTGGTAAATTTCAAACCGAAGCAGGTTGCAAACTTTGTATCTGAAGTGCTAGTGCTCGGGGCCATTACGGATGAGGGTGTAAAGCTGCTTGGAGTCGACGACCCGGGCGGCGTGAAGCCTGGGTGCAGGATAGGTTAG
- a CDS encoding amino acid permease, translating to MYGLKRTITLFDAVMINLGAIIGAGIFVIIGIAIGDAGPSIFISIFVSAIVAMFTGICFSRIAMSVAKEGGAYEYAKSALSPFAGFVGGWMWMFGNIIAIAAVSLSLGGYANVLLGTSFPKVAFAVGTILAFALVNIYGIKNSAKTITFLVLINIVVLVAFIAFGIGAFRIVNFADMFPNGIGGTLLGASIIFFAFTGFSRVTTIGEEVIDPERTIPRAIIISIAISTAFYIAIGLVAVGLVPYGVLAHSSAPLSIAIAVLHNNLLGSLIALGGVTATAGVTFTGILGVSRVFFAMGRDRELPGFLGSIDKFSTPRNAIVVTVALSIVFMVLVSFGTIVEASNSAILIAYGIVDIAALNVALKEDRSGKHSFIYSRRFVAVPVLALASIGMLLAYLIGEGFSIAFGLAVAAMLFYAFRTILSNNKIVKPATAVVPKHSEVRTFGRIALRFLHQKR from the coding sequence ATGTATGGGTTAAAGCGGACGATAACGCTGTTTGATGCAGTAATGATAAATCTCGGCGCAATAATAGGCGCGGGCATATTTGTAATAATAGGCATCGCGATAGGGGATGCTGGGCCATCGATTTTTATCTCGATATTCGTATCCGCCATTGTAGCCATGTTTACGGGAATATGCTTTTCTAGGATAGCCATGAGTGTGGCCAAGGAGGGCGGCGCATATGAGTATGCAAAAAGCGCCCTTTCGCCGTTTGCCGGCTTTGTCGGCGGATGGATGTGGATGTTTGGGAACATAATAGCAATAGCCGCGGTGTCGCTGAGCCTTGGAGGGTATGCGAATGTGCTGCTTGGAACGTCTTTCCCAAAGGTCGCGTTCGCAGTTGGTACGATTCTGGCGTTCGCACTGGTCAACATTTACGGGATAAAGAATTCGGCAAAGACGATAACGTTCCTTGTGCTGATAAACATAGTTGTGCTTGTTGCCTTCATAGCGTTTGGGATCGGGGCATTCAGGATTGTAAATTTTGCCGATATGTTCCCGAATGGGATTGGGGGAACCTTGCTCGGCGCGTCGATAATATTCTTTGCCTTTACGGGTTTCTCGAGAGTCACCACAATAGGCGAGGAGGTAATAGACCCTGAGCGCACCATACCAAGGGCCATTATCATATCTATAGCAATTTCCACGGCGTTTTACATCGCAATAGGGCTAGTTGCCGTCGGTCTTGTTCCGTATGGCGTGCTGGCGCATTCATCTGCGCCGCTTTCCATCGCCATAGCGGTGCTGCACAACAACTTGCTCGGCTCGCTGATAGCTTTGGGCGGTGTAACCGCTACTGCAGGCGTCACGTTCACAGGCATACTCGGGGTTTCTAGAGTTTTTTTCGCAATGGGACGCGACAGGGAGCTGCCGGGTTTTTTGGGTTCGATAGATAAGTTCTCTACGCCGAGAAATGCCATAGTAGTTACCGTTGCACTCAGCATTGTATTCATGGTGCTCGTGTCATTTGGCACCATAGTGGAGGCATCCAACTCTGCGATACTCATTGCATACGGGATAGTTGATATCGCTGCGTTGAACGTTGCATTAAAGGAAGACCGCTCTGGCAAGCACAGCTTCATATATTCGCGCAGGTTCGTAGCTGTGCCAGTGCTTGCGCTCGCTAGCATCGGAATGCTGCTCGCATACTTGATTGGGGAGGGATTTTCGATAGCCTTTGGGCTTGCCGTTGCCGCGATGCTGTTCTATGCATTCAGGACAATCCTGTCGAATAACAAGATAGTGAAGCCCGCAACTGCGGTTGTGCCAAAGCATAGCGAAGTAAGAACTTTTGGCAGGATTGCTTTAAGATTTTTACATCAAAAGAGATAA
- a CDS encoding plasma-membrane proton-efflux P-type ATPase, translated as MQDSREYKKMTAADALKSLKSSRDGLSDPEAARRLGEYGRNEITEKKKNYYLMFIKKFYGPVQLLLWLVVILSYILNHMRDFYIVIALLLLNAIVGFVEEYRADKSIEALKGRLAQKARVLRDGKWTELKAASLVPGDIIRVRMGDIVPADTKILESQGMETDESSITGESLPVSKAVGDVAYDGSIVKRGEATCLVINTGYGTLYGKTARLVEKAKPKSHLEATIMEIVKYLVAGDAVVLVVMFVYGYYVVHETLATMLPFLLVMFIASVPVALSAAFTVSMALGTEKLARKSILTTRLEAIEDTSNMNVLCMDKTGTITKNKITVKDIFATGCSRDELLRYAAEASREDDKDQIDMSIISYVKPMKIRLGTQTKFSPFDSSTKRTEAVVKDGRSSYEVTKGAAHVVTELCKLKGKERQNADRKIVDFAGLGYRTIAVAKKQGGSQWKFMGLIALYDEPRGDAHELVMELHDLGISTKMITGDNIAVAKQIAGEVGMGTNIVDAKVLRGKKIGEVQKDILDANGFSDVYPEDKYTIVKALQAKGLIVGMTGDGVNDAPALKQAEVGIAVSNATDVAKDAAALELTRNGIEVIVNAVKESRRIFERMATYAMVKIVKVFQIIGFIAIAFIVFRIIPIVPFLLILLIFTNDIVNISISTDNVMYSKKPDVWKIRALVTTSAVMGAMLIVPALALIPIELGVLGLTVAQLQASAFLIFDITDQFTIMNVRSKSWFWKSKPSNFLLGASAFGILVGLIFTSNGIFMAKLGLLPILIVVALSVVFFLINDVLKIALFRHFGIK; from the coding sequence ATGCAGGACAGCAGGGAATACAAAAAAATGACAGCCGCGGATGCTCTGAAAAGCCTTAAGAGCTCGAGAGACGGTCTTTCCGATCCTGAGGCTGCAAGGAGGCTTGGAGAATACGGCCGCAACGAGATTACTGAGAAGAAGAAGAACTATTACCTGATGTTCATAAAGAAGTTCTACGGACCTGTACAGCTTCTGCTGTGGCTTGTAGTCATTCTGTCTTACATACTTAATCACATGCGCGATTTCTACATAGTCATTGCCCTGCTGCTACTTAATGCGATAGTTGGATTCGTTGAGGAATACCGCGCCGACAAGTCCATTGAGGCGCTGAAGGGAAGGCTTGCACAAAAGGCCCGGGTGCTTAGGGATGGAAAGTGGACCGAGCTAAAGGCCGCTTCGCTTGTCCCGGGAGATATAATAAGGGTAAGGATGGGCGACATAGTCCCGGCAGACACAAAGATACTCGAGTCGCAGGGCATGGAAACTGATGAATCCTCGATAACCGGGGAATCGCTGCCGGTGTCGAAGGCCGTGGGCGACGTCGCCTATGATGGCTCTATTGTAAAGCGGGGCGAAGCCACGTGCCTGGTCATAAATACAGGATACGGCACGCTGTACGGAAAAACGGCCAGACTTGTCGAGAAGGCCAAGCCTAAATCGCATCTTGAAGCTACTATAATGGAGATAGTCAAGTACCTGGTTGCAGGAGATGCAGTGGTGCTGGTAGTGATGTTCGTATACGGATATTACGTTGTGCACGAAACTCTGGCCACAATGCTGCCGTTCCTGCTGGTCATGTTTATAGCATCCGTGCCTGTGGCGCTGTCCGCTGCATTTACGGTGTCGATGGCGCTCGGGACCGAAAAGCTCGCGCGCAAGTCTATATTGACAACAAGGCTCGAGGCGATAGAAGATACCTCAAACATGAATGTGCTCTGCATGGACAAAACAGGCACCATTACTAAGAACAAGATAACCGTAAAGGACATATTCGCTACAGGGTGCAGCAGGGACGAGCTGCTCAGGTACGCTGCAGAGGCTTCCAGAGAAGACGACAAGGACCAGATCGACATGTCGATAATAAGCTATGTCAAGCCCATGAAAATAAGGCTGGGCACTCAGACAAAGTTCTCGCCTTTTGATTCGTCCACAAAAAGAACAGAGGCCGTGGTAAAGGACGGCAGGTCCTCATATGAGGTTACAAAAGGCGCCGCGCATGTTGTAACTGAGTTGTGCAAGCTCAAGGGCAAGGAACGGCAGAATGCCGACAGGAAGATTGTTGATTTCGCTGGACTGGGCTACAGGACAATAGCGGTTGCAAAGAAGCAGGGTGGTTCGCAATGGAAGTTTATGGGCCTTATAGCGCTGTACGACGAGCCTCGCGGGGACGCGCACGAGCTTGTCATGGAGCTGCACGACCTTGGGATATCTACCAAGATGATAACCGGCGACAACATCGCGGTCGCGAAGCAGATTGCGGGCGAGGTCGGCATGGGCACCAACATAGTAGACGCAAAGGTGCTCAGGGGCAAAAAGATAGGCGAGGTCCAAAAGGACATATTGGACGCGAATGGATTTTCCGATGTGTATCCCGAAGACAAGTACACCATAGTCAAAGCTCTGCAGGCGAAGGGTCTGATCGTTGGGATGACTGGCGACGGAGTAAACGATGCTCCAGCCCTTAAGCAGGCAGAGGTAGGCATAGCGGTGTCAAACGCCACAGATGTGGCAAAGGATGCCGCGGCGCTGGAGCTTACAAGGAACGGCATTGAGGTAATAGTTAATGCAGTCAAGGAAAGCAGGAGGATATTCGAGAGGATGGCGACCTACGCCATGGTGAAAATCGTAAAGGTGTTCCAGATAATAGGCTTCATAGCGATAGCGTTCATAGTATTCAGGATAATCCCGATAGTCCCGTTTCTGCTTATACTGCTCATATTTACAAACGACATAGTCAACATATCGATATCGACTGATAATGTGATGTATTCAAAGAAGCCGGACGTATGGAAGATACGCGCGCTGGTGACGACCTCCGCAGTGATGGGAGCGATGCTCATAGTGCCGGCGCTGGCATTGATACCGATAGAGCTCGGAGTGCTCGGGCTCACGGTAGCGCAGTTGCAGGCGTCTGCGTTCCTGATCTTCGACATAACGGACCAGTTTACCATAATGAACGTCAGGTCCAAGTCCTGGTTCTGGAAGTCAAAGCCCAGCAATTTCCTGCTCGGCGCGTCGGCCTTCGGCATACTTGTCGGCCTTATATTCACGTCAAACGGGATATTCATGGCCAAGCTCGGCCTGCTGCCGATACTTATAGTGGTTGCACTCTCGGTGGTGTTTTTCCTTATCAATGACGTGCTAAAAATAGCCCTGTTCAGGCACTTCGGCATAAAGTAG
- a CDS encoding Radical SAM domain protein has protein sequence MANLKFAGLAATVLKSNFSKLDRPYKLNFAITYWCQSRCLTCNIWQMKPKDELRIDEIREFARKNGHFKWIEITGGEPFLRSDIVEIVKAFHENNKGLYLLTMPTNSLCSRDMVLKKLEEIAKTGIPKIVITISLDGYREMHDKVRGVPGNYDRAIEMFKGIKKLSRTYRNLNVVFGYTISRFNQGSLPRTVTEVMGEVGGITPNDFHINLGQLSSNYYGNSGTPVTPDNSAIAGEIGWLMKARKPSPSPMIVMENMFIKKLAEFARTGKQPMRSRSLEASLFLDSFGNVYPSIMWDRKVGNIRDYDYDLSGMWHNETAEEVRRSIEKGEEPNQWTACEAYQSIGGGVLKLIK, from the coding sequence TTGGCAAATTTAAAATTCGCAGGGCTTGCAGCAACGGTGCTAAAAAGCAACTTTTCCAAGCTTGACCGGCCGTACAAGCTCAATTTCGCGATAACCTATTGGTGCCAGTCCAGGTGCCTGACCTGCAACATCTGGCAGATGAAGCCTAAGGACGAGCTGAGGATAGACGAGATAAGGGAATTCGCCAGGAAGAACGGCCATTTCAAATGGATAGAAATAACGGGGGGCGAGCCATTCCTAAGGTCCGACATAGTGGAGATAGTGAAGGCGTTCCATGAAAACAACAAAGGCCTCTACCTGCTTACTATGCCCACCAATTCGCTCTGCAGCAGGGACATGGTCCTCAAGAAGCTGGAAGAAATAGCCAAGACCGGAATACCAAAAATAGTAATTACCATAAGCCTTGACGGATACAGGGAAATGCATGACAAAGTCCGCGGCGTACCAGGAAACTACGACCGGGCAATAGAGATGTTCAAAGGCATAAAAAAGCTCTCACGCACCTATAGGAATCTTAATGTTGTATTCGGATACACGATAAGCAGATTCAACCAGGGAAGCCTGCCCAGAACCGTTACCGAGGTAATGGGCGAAGTAGGCGGCATAACGCCAAACGACTTCCACATAAACCTCGGGCAGCTGTCATCAAACTATTATGGCAATTCAGGAACACCTGTGACTCCGGACAACTCCGCCATAGCCGGGGAGATCGGCTGGCTAATGAAGGCAAGAAAACCATCACCCTCTCCGATGATAGTAATGGAAAACATGTTCATCAAAAAGCTGGCGGAGTTCGCGAGGACTGGCAAGCAGCCGATGCGGAGCAGGAGCCTCGAGGCATCGCTTTTCCTTGACAGCTTCGGGAACGTGTATCCATCGATAATGTGGGACAGGAAAGTAGGAAACATACGCGATTACGACTACGACCTGTCCGGCATGTGGCACAACGAAACTGCAGAAGAGGTCCGCAGGTCCATAGAGAAGGGCGAGGAGCCGAACCAGTGGACAGCGTGCGAGGCGTACCAGTCCATAGGCGGAGGCGTGCTCAAGCTGATAAAATAG
- a CDS encoding glycerophosphoryl diester phosphodiesterase, translated as MELVLDRLGRGAVIGHRGYPQVYPENTIASFVAALKAGADFVELDVQRTVDDQIVVFHDNSLKRLLRLDSNISGMTWNALRTHRIDGHGIPTLASALKAISRFGEGAGVLIEIKHPADTQYVLDVVKESGMKGRVAIISFHGSALSIDAGIPTGLLYMRRNRKIEFAGINGSEIILPQYKHLTRSSVEKAHMLGLKVVTWTVDTKEEMENAWMLGVDGIITDNPKLGRETFELLRR; from the coding sequence ATGGAGCTTGTTTTGGACAGGCTGGGAAGAGGGGCGGTCATAGGCCACAGGGGCTACCCGCAGGTCTACCCTGAGAACACGATAGCCTCGTTTGTTGCCGCCCTGAAGGCTGGAGCAGACTTCGTGGAGCTGGACGTCCAGAGAACAGTGGATGACCAGATAGTTGTATTCCATGACAACAGCCTTAAGAGGCTGCTGCGCCTGGACTCAAACATAAGCGGCATGACCTGGAATGCACTCAGGACACACAGGATAGATGGCCATGGCATACCCACGCTTGCCAGTGCGCTGAAGGCGATAAGCAGGTTCGGAGAAGGCGCAGGAGTGCTGATAGAGATAAAGCACCCCGCGGACACCCAGTATGTCCTTGATGTAGTGAAGGAAAGCGGTATGAAGGGCAGGGTGGCCATTATAAGCTTTCACGGCAGCGCCTTGAGCATAGATGCCGGCATACCTACCGGGCTGCTTTACATGAGGAGGAATAGAAAGATAGAGTTTGCAGGCATAAATGGATCTGAGATCATCCTGCCTCAGTACAAGCATTTAACCAGAAGCAGCGTGGAAAAGGCGCACATGCTCGGGTTGAAGGTTGTTACATGGACCGTAGATACAAAGGAGGAAATGGAGAATGCATGGATGCTTGGAGTGGACGGAATAATAACCGACAACCCCAAGCTCGGAAGGGAAACCTTCGAACTCCTCAGAAGGTAG